A window from Pseudoliparis swirei isolate HS2019 ecotype Mariana Trench chromosome 17, NWPU_hadal_v1, whole genome shotgun sequence encodes these proteins:
- the ide gene encoding insulin-degrading enzyme, with amino-acid sequence MNHPAVNRVVGDIIRSPEDKRVYRGLEFTNGLKAMLICDPTTDKSSAALDVQIGSLSDPGNISGLAHFCEHMLFLGTKKYPKENEYSQFLSEHAGSSNAFTSGEHTNYYFDVSHEHLEGALDRFAQFFLCPLFDESCKDREVNAVDSEHEKNLMNDAWRLFQLEKATGNPDHPFSKFGTGNKLTLETRPCKEGIDIRQELLKFHSTYYSANLMGLCVLGRESLDDLTAMVVKLFGEVENKNVPIPEFPEHPFQEEHLKQFYKVVPIKDIRNLYVTFPIPDLQKYYKSNPGHYLGHLIGHEGPGSLLSELKSKGWVNTLVGGQKEGARGFMFFIINVDLTEEGLLHVEDIIFHMFQYIQKLRTEGPQEWVFEECKDLNKVAFRFKDKERPRGYTSKVSGLVHYYPLEEVLAAEYLLEEFRPDLIEMVLDKLRPEYVRVAVVSNSFEGQTDKTEEWYGTQYKQEAISEESLQKWASADLNNKFKLPVKNEFIPTNFEIYPLEKDAPPVPTLIKDTAMSKVWFKQDDKFFLPKACLNFEFFSPFAYVDPLHCNMAYLYLELLKDSLNEYAYAAELAGLNYDLQNTVYGMYLSVKGYSDKQHILLQKIVEKMSNFKIDEKRFDIIKEAYMRSLNNFRAEQPHQHAMYYLRLLMTEVAWTKDELREALDDVTLSRLKAFIPQLLSRLHIEALLHGNITKESALGMLQMLEDALIEHVHTKPLLPSQLIRYREVQVPDGGWYVYQQKNEVHNNSGIEIYYQTDMQTTHDNMLLELYCQIISEPFFNTLRTKEQLGYIVFSGPRRANGVQGLRFIIQSEKPPHYLEGRVEAFLCTMEKAVEEMSDEAFQKHIQALAIRRLDKPKKLSAECAKYWGEIISQQYNFDRDSTEVSHLKTLTKENVMNFYRERLTVEAPKRHKVSVHVLSREMDSCPIVAEFPAQNDVNLAPAPSLPQPTLVQDMTEFKRSLPLFPLVKPHINFMAAKL; translated from the exons ATGAACCACCCGGCTGTGAACAGGGTGGTTGGTGACATCATCCGCTCTCCTGAGGACAAGCGGGTTTACCGGGGCTTGGAGTTCACCAACGGCCTGAAGGCGATGCTCATCTGTGACCCGACGACAGACAAATCCTCCGCTGCTTTGGATGTCCAaatag GTTCATTATCGGACCCGGGGAACATCTCGGGCCTGGCGCACTTCTGTGAGCACATGCTGTTCCTGGGGACCAAGAAGTACCCCAAGGAGAACGAATACAGCCAGTTCCTCAGTGAGCATGCAGGCAGCTCCAATGCCTTCACCAGTGGGGAGCACACCAACTACTACTTCGACGTGTCCCACGAGCACCTGGAAGGAGCGCTCGACAG GTTCGCCCAGTtcttcctctgccctctgtTCGACGAGAGCTGCAAGGACCGGGAGGTGAACGCCGTGGACTCTGAGCACGAGAAGAACCTGATGAATGACGCCTGGAGGCTGTTCCAGTTGGAGAAGGCCACCGGCAACCCGGACCACCCCTTCAGCAAGTTCGGAACAG GGAACAAGTTGACCCTCGAGACCCGGCCGTGTAAAGAAGGGATTGACATTCGCCAGGAGCTCCTGAAGTTTCATTCCACATATTACTCCGCCAACCTCAtgggcctgtgtgtgttggGAAGAG AATCATTAGACGACTTGACCGccatggtggtcaagctgtttGGGGAAGTGGAGAACAAGAACGTACCGATCCCAGAGTTCCCGGAGCACCCCTTCCAGGAGGAGCACCTCAAG caaTTCTACAAAGTGGTTCCTATTAAAGACATCAGGAACCTGTATGTGACGTTCCCCATCCCGGACCTGCAGAAGTACTACAAGTCTAACCCAGGGCACTATCTGGGCCATCTGATTGGTCACGAAGGACCCGGAAGTCTGTTATCTGAGCTTAAATCTAAAG GCTGGGTGAACACACTTGTTGGCGGGCAGAAAGAAGGAGCCCGGGGCTTCATGTTCTTCATCATCAACGTGGACCTGACGGAGGAGGGCCTCT tgcaCGTTGAGGACATCATCTTCCACATGTTCCAGTACATCCAGAAGCTGCGTACTGAGGGCCCTCAGGAGTGGGTGTTTGAGGAGTGCAAG gatTTAAACAAAGTGGCCTTCAGATTCAAGGACAAGGAGCGACCTCGTGGCTACACGTCCAAAGTGTCCGGCCTAGTGCAC taCTACCCTCTGGAGGAGGTCCTAGCTGCAGAGTACCTGTTGGAGGAGTTCAGGCCAGATCTGATTGAGATGGTTCTGGATAAGCTGAGACCAGAATACGTCAG AGTTGCGGTAGTGTCAAATTCATTTGAAGGTCAAACCGACAAGACAGAAGAGTGGTACGGCACGCAGTACAAGCAGGAGGCCATCAGCGAGGAGTCCCTGCAG AAATGGGCGAGTGCCGACCTCAACAACAAGTTCAAGCTGCCCGTGAAGAACGAGTTCATCCCGACCAACTTCGAGATCTACCCGCTGGAGAAAGACGCCCCGCCCGTCCCCACGCTCATCAAG GACACTGCGATGAGCAAAGTGTGGTTCAAGCAGGACGACAAGTTCTTCCTGCCCAAGGCCTGCCTGAACTTTGAGTTCTTCAG CCCGTTTGCCTATGTGGACCCATTGCACTGCAACATGGCGTATCTGTACCTGGAGCTCCTCAAGGACTCCCTCAACGAGTACGCGTACGCGGCCGAGCTGGCCGGCTTGAACTATGACCTCCAGAATACCGTCTATGGGATGTAT CTGTCCGTCAAAGGTTACAGTGACAAGCAGCACATCCTGCTGCAGAAGATCGTGGAGAAGATGTCCAACTTCAAGATCGACGAGAAGCGCTTCGACATCATCAAGGAAGCG TACATGAGGTCCCTGAACAACTTCCGAGCCGAGCAGCCTCACCAGCACGCCATGTACTACCTCCGCCTGCTCATGACGGAGGTGGCGTGGACTAAAGACGAGCTCCGGGAGGCGCTGGATG ATGTGACTCTCTCACGACTCAAGGCCTTCATACCACAGCTGTTGTCACGGTTACACATTGAAGCCCTTCTCCATGGCAACATCACCAAGGAG TCGGCTCTCGGCATGTTGCAAATGTTGGAGGACGCGCTCATCGAGCACGTCCACACCAAGCCCCTCCTCCCGAGCCAGCTGATTCGCTACCGGGAGGTGCAGGTTCCAGACG GGGGCTGGTATGTGTACCAGCAGAAAAACGAGGTGCACAACAACAGCGGCATCGAGATCTACTATCAGACCGACATGCAGACGACCCACGACAACATGCTGCTGGAGCTCTACTGCCAGATCATCTCCGAGCCCTTCTTCAACACCCTGAGGACCAAAGAGCAGCTGG GCTACATCGTGTTCAGCGGGCCGCGGCGGGCCAACGGGGTGCAGGGCCTCCGCTTCATCATCCAGTCGGAGAAGCCGCCCCACTACCTGGAGGGCCGCGTGGAGGCCTTCCTCTGCACCATGGAGAAGGCCGTGGAGGAGATGAGCGACGAGGCCTTCCAGAAACACATCCAGGCTCTGGCCATCCGCCGCCTGGACAAGCCCAAGAAGCTCTCGGCCGAGTGCGCCAAGTACTGGGGGGAGATCATCTCCCAGCAATACAACTTTGACCGAG ATAGCACTGAAGTGTCGCACCTAAAGACGTTGACCAAGGAGAACGTCATGAACTTCTACAGA GAGCGGCTGACTGTCGAGGCCCCGAAGAGACACAAGGTGTCCGTGCACGTCCTGTCCAGAGAGATGGACTCCT GTCCAATAGTGGCAGAGTTCCCGGCCCAGAATGACGTCAACCTGGCGCCCGCTCCCTCCCTGCCCCAG